In the Tachyglossus aculeatus isolate mTacAcu1 chromosome 6, mTacAcu1.pri, whole genome shotgun sequence genome, GGCTCAGATCATTATCGAAAAGTTGTTTTCTAATTATAGCTTACATAAATCCTCACTTTCCCTTGCATCCAGTAACCAAGTGAGTCTCTGCAAACAGTTTCACTTGAACGTTTCAGGGACTCATtacaagaggggaaaaaaagactgTGCTTGGCTTTAATGATCTACAAAGGAAGAAAAGTATCTTTTCCTCAGAGTGCACATCAATACATTGCTGGTCCCTTCAATCCACTTCCTATTGGTGGCACTGCCTATGAGGGATATGATCCCTGCAGTCTCCTGAAGGCTGAAATCATGAGCTCTGGCATCTTCTTGAAATATTTAATGTCTTCCTGTTCTAGTAGTGGATCTGGATTTCAGTGCTATGCAGGGTTTCTATCAAGGTGAGTGCAAGAACCAGTATCATATCATTTTTGCCAGTTGATCTAAGCTATATCATACTAAATCATCTTTGTTGTTTGCCTTGGAGAGTGTAATGTATCAGCCAATCAGAGAGAGCAGATCTAGCCTCAAATCATTTATTATTTTGAAGTCAAGGTAAGTGATATGTTTATACTAGCCTCCCTCCCTTAAGAAAAATGACCTTGGTACGGTGTTGAATGTACTGCTTGAATTTCTATCAAATCGGGATTTGATGGTATTATATTCtgaactataaactcactgtgagtgggaaacgtgtctgctaactctgttatattgtattatcccatgtacgtagtacaatactctgcacatagtaagggcttatcattgattgattgattctctctaagTGCCCTACAAATATGGAGTCAGCTTTTAAAATAAGAAAATGGTGTTCCaaataatttgttttgtttcttaggGTTAATTCAGGGGTTTAATTACATGCAAGCAAATTCATCACTGGATGGGCAAAGATGCCTTTTCTTCCTCTGGGTTTGTGAGGAACCAAAGGAAAACCCATCAGTTTGACCACCCTTAAACCAGGCTGGGCTAGATGTTTTGGTGACCCATCTCTGACCAAAGGCTATCTGTGGATTTTATTGTTACTTTGAAAGGACTACATTTCCAACAGCAGTTACCTTGGAAGCTATAGAATTCAGTGAGTATCTGGTCTCCTTCACAACCTGAAGGCCCATTCCAGCTttatgacttttttaaaaaaggatctaAGTCATTTCCTTCCCACCTCTTAAATTAATGGAGGACTTTACAATTTAATTCTAGATGGTAACCATCAGGAATACAAATATCtacattatcttgtattttctacAGTCACCCCTGGAATTACATTTGGCTGACTAACTGGAGAGTCGGTAGTTCCTATGAAATGAAGGTGATGGGTGCCTGAGAGCTCCAGAGTCTGAAGTCAGACCAAATCTGTAGCTTCCCAAATAGGCACAGCTATCTTCCAAACCTTTGACATACTCTAACTCCAGGTACATTTTTGCATAAGATGTAAATGTATTTTCCTGCTACATATCACTTAAGAGAAATGGGATGTTATTTTCTGAGACAAACGTGTTGGCTGAGGTTAGAAAACAGCCTTCTCTCcatgtcccctccctcctgcccccaaaagAATTAATGAAATGAAGATATTACATTCATCCTTTATCTCTGGGCTTCTAAGTAGTGGAGGAACATCAAGTGCCCAAGAGAAGTATTAGTAATATTaacggaggtatttgttaaacccttactatgtgccaagcactgtactcagcactaggatagatacaagaaattcAATTCCcacatggcctcacagtctaagtagaagggagaacaggtattgaatccccttcttgtgaatgagggaactgaagcccagagaagtttagtgatttgactgaagtcacacagcagacaagtggagaagctggaactagaagccaggtccaaaGTAATTCAGCTAATAACCCATTGAGTAGGCTAGATAAAGAAAAATATGTTTTCATTTGATAAAATCTATCAGTTCAGTTAGAGGCAgagtcttcttccccctctcccccccacaaaGAAACCCAATGTAGAACTCATTTGTAgtctaggaggggatgaggttgcCAATTAGAaaaatctctccctctgtctttatgACCTCAGTTTCTGCACGGGGGGCATTTGCTCCATCAGCAGATGTAACCAtcaattctccaagggaataaaAACGTTGGATTTAGGAAAATTCATCCTTCAGAAATGGTCTCAAAGATAAAAAATCCATTTGGGTCTAACTTAGAAGGCTGAGAAGGGTACTAGGTTGGTTGCTTTTCAATCAGATTTTTTCAGCTCTTTCACCATCACTGGATAGAGAATTGGCTTCTTTTGATTATCTCTGAAAAATGATAGGCTAAATTAAGCTAATGTCTTTGGCACTAATTTTCTTCAGAACTTTGAATCCTAAAGGTTACCCAGAGGTACCACTTTCCTAGCAGGTGATTTCCTCatttgaaagaaagaaaataaaaacaggagGAAACTGTAGTGAGAATTTCAATTCCACCCGCTTCCAAAAAAGCAGAGACAGTTCCACCCACTCCAAAAAAAGCAGAGACCTCACTTACTTTTCCTGATCAAGAAAACCTAATTCCACCCTAATTTGAACTGCCCTCAGTGACCTAATGACCTCAGACTAGAGACCAGATTATCCCCAGATCCCAGCTATGAGGAATACCCAGATTGTGTTGGGTACCTCCTGGAAATTATATCATCTGTTCCTTGCCAGATGGTTGGTTAAGGACCAGGAATCCTGGGGACCACTCCAAGTAATTCCCATCCAGTACCCTTAGAGTCAGAACTCACTGGGATTGTACTTTCTAAAATTCAAGCTGTCTTTCTTTTGTCTTGGTTCCACAGGCAGGaaaaatgaatgaactgagagggGCCAACTACACCGAGGTCACTGAATTCATTCTGGTTGGACTTTCCAATCAACCCAAAAGTCAAATCATTTTCTTCTGTATCTTGCTCATTCTCTATCTGGGAACCGTCGTGGGAAACATCCTTATCATTATGGTAGTGTGGAAAGAACCTCGACTTCACACCCCAATGTATTTGTTTCTCTGCAATCTGTCCTTTGTTGACCTGTGTTCCACCACCACCGCAGTGCCTCTGACCCTTGTCAACTGCCTGAGAGACTGCCCTACTATCAGTTACAATGACTGCTTTGCCCAAATGACCATCTCCCTCTTCTGGGGCACCACTGAGTGCTGCCTATTGGCCGTCATGGCTTACGACCGATTCGTCGCCATATCGAACCCCTTGCATTACACGCTGATCATGACTATGAGGGCTTGTTTCCAGATTGCCGCTATCATGTGGATAAGTACCTTCCTGCTGGCCCTAATTCCTACTGTTACCATACCAGTTCAGTTCTGTGCAGGGCACAATGCAGTAAACCATTTTGTATGTGAGTTGGAAGCCGTCTTTAAGCTGGTCTGCTCAGACACCACTGTCAGTGAGATC is a window encoding:
- the LOC119929582 gene encoding olfactory receptor 13H1-like — protein: MNELRGANYTEVTEFILVGLSNQPKSQIIFFCILLILYLGTVVGNILIIMVVWKEPRLHTPMYLFLCNLSFVDLCSTTTAVPLTLVNCLRDCPTISYNDCFAQMTISLFWGTTECCLLAVMAYDRFVAISNPLHYTLIMTMRACFQIAAIMWISTFLLALIPTVTIPVQFCAGHNAVNHFVCELEAVFKLVCSDTTVSEIMMWINSIFILPLPFLFILLSYVRIVVAVLKIPSTAGRWKAFSTCGSHLTVVTIYYGTLISLYLKPQNKDSKDQDKIISIFYGTVIPMMNPLIYTLRNKDMIGALRKAVGKIKQVRLSV